In a single window of the Burkholderia contaminans genome:
- a CDS encoding beta-ketoacyl synthase N-terminal-like domain-containing protein, translating into MLPDTKFRTVTEILLFRGKVEPEKTAFIFLENGEAELTRLTFGDLDKRARGIAARLQDIAQPGDRVLLVYPPGLEFICAWVGCLYAGLIGVPAYPPRRHRPADRLKAIVADATPVVALTDAATLDGIAHQADGYSDTLELKILATDQRFDAPAEQWRAPDITPQTLALLQYTSGSTGTPKGVMISHANILSNMAVIAEASDADVSAVFVSWLPVFHDMGFFGKVLLPIYLGVLSVLMAPAAFVQKPVRWLQAITKYRGTHCAAPDFAYDLCARKISDEARAQLDLSSWRVAFNGAEPVRAESVARFSRAFAACGFHAHTMRPVYGMAEATLFISGQPARSLPRVADYDADALAQGVATRSDSGKRHALVSCGRTWAEHRVRIVNPDTGERCAPGRIGEIWLTGPSVGVGYWNRIDETERTFRAKLDGDDARYLRTGDLGFVDGEDLFVTGRLKDLIIVAGRNHYPQDLEQSAEGSHPALAPNASAAFSIHVDNVERVVVACEVRREALNTLDAEAVAAEIRHTLAEVHDVDLYAAVLLKPATILRTSSGKIQRSRIRQAFLDEQGLAIAGEWRRAFSAPPAPTQTAEPRDTQALVQWCIERVSRLSGIASGKIDPDAPFSVHGLDSKDAIMLSGELQDWLGRPVSPTVVYDFPSISLLARHLSGTGNAMPEQAPGSAEARADIAIVGMGCRFPGAGNPDAFWQLLLEGRDAVGAATQRAAGLPPAGLLDQVDQFDAAFFGISAREAESMDPQQRLLLEVAWETLEHAGVAPRSLAGGRTAVIVGISNSDYIRLAQDEVADVGPYVATGNALSVAANRISYALDLRGPSWAVDTACSSSLVAVHQACRALQRGESDAALAGGVNLILAPQLSASFTQAGMLSPDGRCKAFDAAANGYVRGEGVGMVLLKRLDDALENGDTVFAVIRGSAVNQDGRSNGLTAPNGPAQQAVIHGALRDAGVRAQDIGFVEAHGTGTPLGDPIELNSLAAVLNESRRPDDHCWIGSVKTNIGHLESAAGIASLIKTALALHHRAIPPNLHFRSINPQIALDGTPFRIPRQVTPWHSEHGPRLAGVSSFGFGGTNAHLILSEAPRPAAVEAETVAPATRVVTLSARTPEALQALAASYAAYLDAHPEARVRDVAFTANTGRTHFTRRAAIVASSLDSLRAQLDAVGSGEPAETPPAVTFHFCADDGASADAVRQLRAASPAFDALMQRQSDASDAPALAPDEAGFTTFQRALAQLWMSFGITPDAVSSTGDGHRAAAACAGVPQVPDGGAAGHPGIVIDIGAHTAAWDAILHTLAALYVRGASIDWDAVEQGAPRRRLALPTYPFERRGFWFSPRAPRHPLLGRLMEQHAHAPATWIWQSRLDAPATTFLDGHRVKGSPVLPYAAFVEMALSATSEIGAAGHTTLKDLALHAPLPLHPHESRTVQTVLSRRSWGPFSFAVYHRIDDTRATATWQMCASAEIHESDRSHA; encoded by the coding sequence ATGCTTCCCGATACAAAATTCAGGACTGTTACAGAAATTTTGTTGTTTCGCGGCAAGGTCGAACCGGAGAAGACCGCATTCATTTTTCTCGAGAACGGCGAAGCGGAGCTGACCCGCCTCACGTTCGGCGACCTGGACAAGCGGGCACGCGGCATCGCCGCCAGGCTGCAAGATATCGCGCAACCGGGCGATCGCGTCCTTCTGGTTTATCCGCCCGGGCTGGAATTCATCTGCGCATGGGTGGGATGCCTGTACGCCGGCCTGATCGGCGTACCCGCCTATCCACCGCGCAGGCATCGTCCCGCCGATCGTCTCAAGGCCATCGTCGCCGACGCCACGCCGGTCGTCGCGCTGACGGACGCCGCGACGCTCGACGGCATCGCGCATCAGGCGGACGGTTATTCCGACACGCTGGAACTGAAGATCCTGGCGACGGACCAGCGCTTCGACGCCCCGGCCGAACAATGGCGCGCACCGGACATCACGCCGCAGACGCTGGCGCTTCTGCAATACACGTCAGGCTCCACCGGTACGCCCAAAGGCGTGATGATCAGCCATGCGAACATCCTGAGCAACATGGCGGTCATCGCCGAGGCGAGCGATGCCGATGTGTCGGCGGTGTTCGTCAGCTGGCTCCCGGTGTTTCACGACATGGGTTTCTTCGGGAAGGTGCTGCTGCCGATCTATCTCGGCGTGCTGTCGGTGCTGATGGCGCCCGCGGCATTCGTGCAGAAACCCGTGCGATGGCTGCAGGCCATCACGAAGTATCGCGGCACGCATTGCGCCGCGCCGGATTTCGCGTATGACCTGTGTGCTCGCAAAATCTCCGATGAAGCGCGCGCGCAGCTGGACCTGAGCAGCTGGCGGGTTGCATTCAACGGCGCGGAACCGGTGCGCGCGGAGTCGGTGGCGCGTTTTTCGCGCGCCTTCGCCGCATGCGGCTTCCACGCGCACACCATGCGTCCCGTCTACGGGATGGCCGAGGCGACCTTGTTCATCTCCGGCCAGCCGGCACGCTCGCTGCCGCGCGTGGCGGACTACGACGCGGACGCGCTGGCACAAGGCGTGGCAACGAGAAGCGACTCCGGCAAGCGCCACGCGCTGGTCTCATGCGGCCGGACCTGGGCGGAGCACCGCGTGCGGATCGTGAATCCGGATACCGGTGAGCGCTGCGCGCCCGGCCGGATCGGCGAAATCTGGCTGACCGGGCCGAGCGTCGGCGTCGGCTACTGGAACCGTATCGACGAAACGGAGCGCACCTTCCGCGCGAAGCTGGACGGCGATGACGCGCGTTACCTGCGCACGGGCGATCTCGGCTTCGTCGACGGCGAGGATCTCTTCGTTACCGGCCGCTTGAAAGACCTCATCATCGTCGCCGGCCGCAATCACTACCCGCAGGATCTCGAGCAATCCGCGGAGGGCAGCCACCCCGCGCTGGCGCCGAACGCATCGGCGGCTTTCTCGATCCACGTCGATAACGTGGAGCGGGTCGTCGTCGCCTGTGAAGTGCGCCGGGAAGCGCTCAACACGCTGGACGCGGAAGCCGTGGCCGCCGAGATCCGGCACACGCTCGCCGAAGTGCACGACGTCGATCTGTATGCGGCGGTCCTGTTGAAACCCGCCACGATCCTGCGCACGTCCAGCGGAAAAATCCAGCGGAGCCGGATCAGGCAGGCATTCCTCGATGAACAGGGGCTCGCGATCGCGGGCGAATGGCGGCGTGCGTTCTCCGCGCCGCCAGCCCCCACGCAGACTGCCGAGCCACGCGACACGCAAGCGCTGGTGCAATGGTGCATCGAACGTGTCTCGCGCCTGTCGGGAATCGCTTCCGGCAAGATCGACCCCGACGCGCCGTTCAGCGTCCACGGGCTCGATTCGAAGGACGCCATCATGCTCTCGGGCGAGCTGCAGGACTGGCTCGGGCGGCCGGTTTCCCCGACCGTCGTCTACGATTTTCCGAGTATTTCCCTGCTGGCGCGCCATTTGAGCGGCACCGGGAATGCCATGCCGGAGCAGGCGCCGGGCTCGGCCGAAGCACGCGCGGATATCGCGATCGTCGGGATGGGATGCCGCTTCCCCGGCGCCGGCAATCCCGACGCATTCTGGCAGCTTCTGCTGGAGGGCCGGGACGCGGTCGGTGCGGCGACGCAGCGCGCCGCCGGCCTTCCGCCCGCCGGACTGCTGGACCAGGTCGATCAGTTCGATGCGGCGTTCTTCGGCATCAGCGCCCGCGAAGCCGAATCGATGGATCCGCAACAGCGTCTGCTGCTGGAGGTGGCCTGGGAGACGCTCGAGCATGCGGGCGTCGCACCCCGCAGCCTCGCCGGCGGACGCACCGCGGTCATCGTCGGCATCAGCAATTCCGACTACATCCGTCTGGCGCAGGACGAAGTCGCGGACGTCGGCCCTTATGTCGCGACGGGCAATGCGCTCAGCGTCGCCGCCAACCGCATTTCCTACGCGCTCGATTTGCGCGGCCCGAGCTGGGCGGTCGACACCGCGTGTTCGTCCTCGCTCGTCGCGGTTCATCAGGCGTGCCGCGCGCTGCAGCGCGGCGAGTCCGATGCGGCGCTGGCCGGCGGGGTCAACCTGATTCTGGCGCCGCAATTGAGCGCGTCCTTCACGCAAGCGGGCATGCTGTCGCCGGACGGCCGATGCAAGGCGTTCGACGCGGCAGCGAACGGCTATGTGCGCGGCGAAGGCGTGGGCATGGTGCTGCTCAAGCGGCTCGACGATGCGCTCGAGAACGGCGACACCGTGTTCGCCGTGATCCGCGGCTCGGCGGTGAATCAGGACGGACGCAGCAACGGCCTGACCGCGCCGAATGGCCCGGCCCAGCAGGCCGTGATTCACGGCGCGCTGCGCGACGCCGGCGTGCGCGCGCAGGACATCGGCTTCGTCGAGGCGCACGGGACGGGCACGCCGCTCGGCGACCCGATCGAGTTGAACTCGCTGGCGGCCGTGCTGAACGAATCCCGCCGCCCGGACGATCATTGCTGGATCGGGTCGGTCAAGACCAACATCGGCCATCTGGAATCGGCCGCGGGCATCGCCAGCCTGATCAAGACTGCCCTGGCGCTCCACCATCGCGCGATTCCGCCGAACCTCCATTTCCGGTCGATCAATCCGCAAATCGCGCTCGACGGCACGCCCTTCCGGATTCCTCGGCAGGTCACGCCCTGGCATTCGGAACACGGGCCGCGCCTGGCAGGGGTGAGCTCGTTCGGCTTCGGTGGCACCAACGCGCACCTGATCCTGTCAGAAGCGCCGCGGCCCGCAGCGGTCGAAGCCGAAACGGTTGCACCCGCGACGCGCGTCGTGACGCTCTCCGCGCGCACGCCGGAAGCGTTACAAGCGCTCGCTGCGTCCTATGCGGCCTATCTCGACGCCCATCCCGAGGCCCGTGTGCGAGACGTCGCGTTCACGGCCAATACCGGGCGCACCCACTTCACGCGGCGCGCGGCCATCGTCGCATCGAGCCTCGATTCGTTGCGTGCGCAACTTGATGCTGTTGGGTCCGGCGAGCCTGCCGAAACACCGCCCGCGGTGACGTTCCACTTTTGCGCCGACGACGGCGCCAGCGCCGACGCGGTTCGGCAATTGCGCGCGGCCAGCCCCGCTTTCGACGCGCTGATGCAGCGGCAATCCGACGCATCCGACGCGCCCGCGCTCGCCCCCGACGAAGCCGGTTTCACGACATTCCAGCGCGCGCTTGCGCAACTGTGGATGTCCTTCGGCATCACGCCGGATGCGGTCAGCAGCACCGGCGACGGGCATCGCGCCGCAGCCGCGTGCGCCGGCGTGCCGCAGGTGCCGGACGGCGGTGCGGCAGGACACCCCGGCATCGTGATCGACATCGGCGCGCACACGGCCGCGTGGGACGCGATCCTGCACACGCTCGCCGCGCTCTACGTACGCGGCGCGTCCATCGACTGGGATGCCGTGGAGCAAGGTGCACCGCGCCGCCGGCTCGCCCTGCCGACCTACCCGTTCGAGCGTCGCGGCTTCTGGTTCAGCCCACGTGCGCCTCGGCATCCGTTGCTCGGGCGCCTCATGGAGCAGCACGCGCATGCGCCGGCCACGTGGATCTGGCAATCGCGTCTCGATGCGCCGGCAACCACCTTTCTCGACGGTCATCGCGTCAAGGGGTCGCCCGTGCTGCCCTATGCCGCCTTCGTGGAAATGGCGCTGTCGGCAACGTCGGAAATCGGCGCTGCCGGCCATACGACATTGAAGGACCTCGCACTGCATGCGCCCCTGCCGCTGCATCCGCACGAATCGCGCACCGTGCAGACGGTGCTGAGCCGCCGGTCCTGGGGACCGTTTTCGTTTGCCGTCTATCACCGGATCGACGACACCCGCGCCACCGCGACATGGCAGATGTGCGCGAGTGCCGAAATTCACGAATCGGATCGGAGCCACGCATGA
- a CDS encoding TauD/TfdA family dioxygenase, translated as MLGMTERKLLAEGSSPWLLEPVSNGRDLAQAVNDNRAALESRLLEHGALLFRGFDVSSVGGFEAFAHAISAHQSDYVYRSTPRTSIGNGIFTATEYPPSETIALHCENAYQRSWPLRVAFCCLTPAATGGETPIADMREVSRRIGPRILDHFEARQVRYVRHYRRHVDIPWETVFQTSDRSEVAAFCADNGIEHKWLDDDTLRTAQVNQGVAYHPVTGERVFFNQAHLFHISNLEASLASSIVSLFGEDRIPRNACHGDGSPFDLADLEQIRRAFRECAITFPWQRGDVLLVDNMRFAHGRNPFEGERKVVVSLLDPYTPDIEGIAGR; from the coding sequence ATGCTGGGCATGACGGAACGCAAGCTGCTTGCCGAGGGAAGCTCGCCGTGGCTGCTGGAGCCTGTGTCGAATGGACGCGATCTGGCACAGGCGGTGAACGACAACCGGGCGGCACTCGAATCCCGGCTTCTGGAACACGGCGCACTCCTGTTTCGCGGCTTCGACGTTTCATCCGTGGGCGGCTTCGAAGCGTTTGCTCACGCGATTTCGGCCCATCAGTCCGACTACGTCTATCGTTCCACGCCACGCACCTCGATCGGCAACGGCATCTTCACCGCGACCGAGTATCCGCCGAGCGAGACGATCGCCCTTCATTGCGAAAACGCGTATCAACGAAGCTGGCCGCTGAGAGTGGCCTTCTGTTGCCTGACGCCGGCCGCGACTGGCGGCGAAACGCCGATTGCCGACATGCGGGAGGTGAGCCGCAGGATCGGACCGCGCATCCTGGATCACTTCGAGGCGAGACAGGTCCGCTATGTCAGGCACTACCGGCGGCACGTCGACATTCCGTGGGAAACCGTGTTCCAGACCAGCGACCGCAGTGAGGTTGCAGCCTTCTGCGCAGACAACGGCATCGAGCACAAATGGCTCGACGACGACACGTTGCGCACCGCCCAGGTCAACCAGGGCGTGGCCTACCATCCGGTCACCGGCGAGCGGGTGTTCTTCAATCAAGCCCATCTGTTCCACATCTCGAACCTGGAAGCATCGCTCGCCAGTTCGATCGTCAGCCTGTTCGGCGAGGATCGCATTCCGCGCAATGCCTGCCATGGCGACGGGAGTCCATTCGATCTCGCCGACCTCGAGCAGATCCGCCGCGCGTTCCGCGAATGCGCGATCACGTTTCCCTGGCAACGAGGCGACGTCCTGCTGGTCGACAACATGCGCTTCGCGCATGGCCGCAACCCGTTCGAAGGCGAGCGCAAGGTCGTCGTGTCACTGCTGGACCCGTACACGCCCGACATCGAAGGAATCGCCGGTCGTTAG
- a CDS encoding diaminobutyrate--2-oxoglutarate transaminase family protein translates to MEKLEYLKQVESNARTYATSFPRLFTHAKGIRVRDADGQEYIDCLSNAGTLALGHNHPEVNEAVMRFLSSDQMQQALDLATPAKHAFVEQLFSLLPGKIAESCKIQFCSPSGADGVEAAIKLTRHYTGRPTIMAFHGAYHGMTSGALAASGNLTPKSAGGNGRDVHFLPYPYAFRCPFGTDGSATDQLSINYIRTVLSDPESGITKPAAIIVEVVQGEGGCIPAPDTWLIELRELTLRHEIPLIVDEVQTGLGRTGTLFAIEHSGIRPDVLVLSKAFGGGYPLSVVVYDERLDTWPPGAHAGTFRGNQIAMVAGLSTMRIVEREDLSAHADRVGKLLVAGLEGLAERFPCLGQIRGRGLMIGAEVVVPGTHGRAGPPHTERAKAIKRNCLRNGLIVETGGRNGAVLRFLPPLIVSEADIHDILNRFEHAVETACRA, encoded by the coding sequence ATGGAAAAACTCGAGTATCTGAAGCAGGTCGAATCGAACGCGCGAACCTACGCGACCTCCTTCCCGCGGCTGTTCACCCATGCGAAGGGCATACGCGTACGCGACGCCGACGGGCAGGAATACATCGACTGCCTGTCGAATGCGGGCACGCTCGCGCTCGGACACAATCACCCGGAAGTCAATGAAGCCGTGATGCGGTTTCTATCGTCCGATCAGATGCAACAGGCACTCGACCTGGCGACACCGGCGAAGCACGCATTCGTCGAGCAGCTTTTCTCGCTCCTGCCCGGGAAGATCGCCGAATCCTGCAAGATCCAGTTTTGCAGCCCCAGTGGCGCGGATGGCGTCGAAGCGGCGATCAAGCTGACCCGGCACTATACCGGCCGCCCGACGATCATGGCGTTCCACGGCGCTTACCACGGCATGACGTCCGGCGCACTCGCCGCGTCGGGAAACCTCACGCCCAAGTCGGCCGGCGGCAATGGACGCGACGTTCATTTCCTGCCCTATCCCTACGCCTTTCGCTGCCCATTCGGCACCGACGGCTCGGCGACCGATCAACTCAGCATCAACTACATCCGGACCGTCCTGTCCGATCCCGAGAGCGGGATCACGAAGCCTGCGGCCATCATCGTCGAAGTCGTGCAAGGCGAAGGAGGCTGCATCCCGGCACCCGACACCTGGTTGATCGAGTTGCGTGAGCTGACACTGCGGCATGAAATCCCGTTGATCGTCGATGAGGTGCAGACCGGACTCGGTCGCACCGGCACCCTGTTCGCGATCGAACATTCCGGCATCCGGCCGGACGTACTGGTGCTGTCGAAGGCATTCGGCGGCGGCTATCCGTTGTCGGTGGTGGTCTATGACGAGCGCCTGGACACCTGGCCGCCCGGCGCGCATGCCGGCACCTTTCGCGGCAACCAGATTGCGATGGTGGCGGGCTTGTCGACCATGCGCATCGTCGAGAGAGAAGATCTGTCGGCGCACGCGGACAGGGTCGGCAAACTCCTGGTTGCCGGCCTCGAGGGGCTTGCCGAACGCTTCCCCTGCCTGGGCCAGATACGCGGCCGCGGCCTGATGATCGGCGCCGAAGTCGTCGTGCCCGGCACGCACGGCCGAGCCGGCCCGCCCCACACGGAACGGGCCAAGGCCATCAAGCGGAACTGCCTGCGCAACGGGCTCATCGTCGAAACCGGCGGCCGCAACGGCGCGGTACTCCGGTTCCTGCCGCCGCTGATCGTTTCGGAAGCGGACATCCACGACATTCTCAATCGCTTCGAGCATGCCGTGGAAACGGCCTGCCGCGCATAG
- a CDS encoding UDP-glucuronic acid decarboxylase family protein has product MQRNRKRILVTGGAGFLGSHLCERLVELGHDVLCVDNYFTGTKQNVAALLGNPSFEALRHDVTFPLYVEVDEIYNLACPASPVHYQFDPVQTTKTSVMGAINMLGLAKRTHARVLQTSTSEVYGDPDVHPQPESYRGNVNPLGPRACYDEGKRCAETLFFDYHRQQNVRIKVVRIFNTYGPRMHPNDGRVVSNFIVQALRGEDITLYGDGSQTRAFCYVDDMVDGLIRMMAAPAELTGPINLGNPHEIAVSELAQIILRLTGSKSRLVFRPLPKDDPTQRCPDISLARTHLDWEPTIGLEAGLRRTIDYFCSTLAA; this is encoded by the coding sequence GTGCAACGTAATCGAAAGCGAATCCTCGTAACGGGTGGCGCGGGTTTCCTCGGTTCGCATCTTTGCGAGCGTCTCGTCGAACTCGGTCACGACGTATTGTGCGTCGACAACTATTTCACCGGCACGAAGCAGAACGTGGCCGCGCTGCTCGGCAACCCGAGCTTCGAGGCGCTGCGCCACGACGTCACCTTTCCGTTGTACGTGGAGGTGGACGAGATCTACAACCTCGCCTGCCCGGCTTCGCCCGTCCACTATCAATTCGATCCCGTGCAGACCACCAAGACCAGTGTGATGGGTGCGATCAACATGCTGGGGCTCGCCAAGCGCACGCATGCGCGCGTCCTGCAAACCTCGACGAGCGAGGTGTACGGCGACCCGGACGTGCATCCGCAACCGGAGAGTTACCGCGGCAACGTCAACCCGCTCGGGCCGCGCGCCTGCTACGACGAAGGCAAGCGTTGCGCGGAGACGCTGTTCTTCGACTATCACCGCCAGCAGAACGTACGAATCAAGGTGGTACGCATCTTCAACACGTACGGGCCGCGCATGCATCCCAACGACGGCCGCGTGGTGTCCAACTTCATCGTGCAGGCGCTGCGCGGCGAGGACATCACGCTGTATGGCGACGGCAGCCAGACCCGGGCATTCTGCTATGTCGACGACATGGTCGACGGTTTGATCCGGATGATGGCCGCGCCCGCTGAACTCACCGGCCCGATCAACCTCGGCAATCCGCACGAGATCGCGGTCAGCGAACTGGCGCAGATCATCTTGCGCCTGACCGGGTCGAAGTCGCGGCTCGTCTTCCGTCCGCTGCCGAAGGACGATCCGACGCAACGTTGCCCCGACATCAGCCTCGCACGCACCCACCTCGACTGGGAGCCGACGATCGGGCTCGAAGCGGGGCTCCGGCGGACCATCGATTATTTCTGCTCGACCCTCGCTGCCTGA
- a CDS encoding thioesterase II family protein, with protein sequence MRLICFPYAGGSAAVYRALQASLPGIEVRRHELAGRGSRLSEPAVRDMSTLVDTLLRDLDDCFDRPFALLGHSMGAAIAAELALRLPAHARPNLRHLFVSARAAPGHERHDRRMQALDDRAFIDALREMGGTPRAVLDNSELMALLMPALRADFTMIENHRPVPGPGLAVDITAFAGRADKEVPVDAVEGWGAATTGRFDFHVFDGDHFFLRNEMRTMAGIIAARMRRPEHAASSALQA encoded by the coding sequence ATGCGTCTGATCTGTTTTCCCTATGCGGGCGGCTCGGCCGCCGTCTATCGCGCGCTGCAAGCGTCGTTACCCGGCATCGAAGTGCGCCGTCATGAACTTGCAGGCCGGGGCAGCCGCCTGTCCGAGCCTGCCGTCCGAGACATGTCGACGCTGGTCGACACGTTGCTGCGCGACCTGGACGACTGCTTCGATCGACCCTTCGCGCTGCTCGGACACAGCATGGGCGCGGCGATTGCGGCCGAACTGGCCCTGCGGCTTCCCGCCCACGCACGACCGAACCTGCGGCATCTGTTCGTGAGCGCGCGTGCCGCACCGGGCCACGAGCGCCACGATCGGCGCATGCAGGCGCTGGACGACCGCGCCTTCATCGATGCGCTGCGCGAAATGGGCGGCACACCGAGGGCGGTGCTGGACAACAGCGAACTGATGGCGCTGCTGATGCCGGCGCTGCGCGCGGATTTCACGATGATCGAAAACCACCGGCCCGTGCCCGGGCCCGGGCTGGCGGTGGACATCACCGCGTTCGCGGGCCGGGCGGATAAAGAGGTGCCCGTCGATGCCGTTGAAGGTTGGGGCGCCGCGACGACCGGGCGCTTCGATTTTCACGTCTTCGACGGAGATCATTTCTTTTTGAGAAACGAAATGCGGACGATGGCCGGCATCATCGCGGCGCGCATGCGGCGCCCGGAGCACGCCGCATCGAGCGCACTGCAGGCATGA
- a CDS encoding formylglycine-generating enzyme family protein, producing the protein MENIEYPSETLDLPMVQVPAGTIALRDDRIGRTWCVELQRFAIGRYPVTQAQYAAVTGLSPSSHGGAHCPVENVSWIDAVRFCNRLSTADGLPCVYEIGEDGTGASPIPGSNGYRLPTEAEWEYACRAGTQGARYGELDAIAWYRDNSGGRTHDVGRKQPNGWGLHDMLGNVWEWCVDQYDPAVYGSYRVFRGGGWADVERGCLATNRRRSHPTFAIDDLGFRVARSLDAGDGRLAPAVRGSPGD; encoded by the coding sequence ATGGAGAACATCGAATATCCATCTGAAACACTCGATCTGCCGATGGTGCAGGTTCCCGCCGGGACCATCGCATTGAGAGACGACCGGATCGGCCGCACCTGGTGCGTCGAATTGCAACGCTTTGCGATTGGCCGCTATCCGGTGACGCAGGCGCAATATGCGGCGGTAACGGGGCTATCGCCGTCGTCGCATGGCGGAGCGCATTGCCCGGTGGAAAACGTGTCGTGGATCGATGCCGTCCGGTTCTGCAACCGGCTGTCGACGGCCGACGGTCTGCCTTGCGTTTACGAAATCGGCGAAGACGGCACAGGTGCCTCCCCGATTCCGGGCAGCAACGGCTACCGGCTGCCCACCGAAGCGGAGTGGGAGTACGCATGCCGCGCGGGAACGCAGGGCGCGAGGTATGGCGAACTCGATGCCATCGCGTGGTACCGGGACAATTCCGGCGGCCGCACGCACGACGTCGGCCGGAAACAACCCAATGGCTGGGGGCTGCACGACATGCTGGGCAACGTGTGGGAGTGGTGCGTGGATCAGTACGACCCGGCGGTCTACGGTTCGTATCGCGTGTTTCGCGGCGGGGGCTGGGCCGATGTCGAACGGGGCTGCCTTGCGACGAATCGCCGTCGCAGTCATCCGACCTTTGCAATCGACGATCTCGGGTTTCGCGTGGCGCGGTCGCTCGATGCGGGGGATGGGCGACTCGCGCCCGCGGTGCGTGGATCGCCCGGAGATTGA
- a CDS encoding VOC family protein: MTALAALRRPLCRQRAPGAQYPRKSLRRLPDMTRFVPDGWHTVTPRIVVPDPHNLIGFIRTVFHAQGEYRPGLPAEIRIGDSVLMISGEDGLREPMPAFLYVYVEDADLTYRRALAAHATPLEAPADMPYGDRRAMVKDPWGNLWQIATHLRDLSTDEIRSRLANGG, translated from the coding sequence TTGACGGCGCTTGCCGCGTTGCGTCGCCCCCTTTGCCGACAGAGGGCGCCCGGCGCACAATACCCCCGGAAATCTCTTCGGAGGCTGCCCGACATGACCAGGTTCGTGCCCGATGGATGGCACACCGTCACGCCCCGGATCGTCGTGCCGGATCCGCACAATCTGATCGGATTCATCCGGACGGTTTTTCATGCGCAGGGCGAATACCGCCCGGGCTTGCCTGCGGAAATCCGGATCGGTGATTCCGTGTTGATGATCAGCGGGGAAGACGGCCTGCGTGAGCCGATGCCGGCATTTCTGTACGTGTATGTCGAGGATGCCGACCTGACCTATCGGCGGGCGCTTGCAGCACACGCGACGCCGCTCGAAGCCCCGGCCGACATGCCGTACGGCGACAGGCGGGCGATGGTGAAGGATCCGTGGGGGAATCTTTGGCAGATTGCCACGCATCTGCGCGACCTCTCGACCGACGAGATCCGTTCAAGGCTGGCCAACGGCGGCTAG